GTACGCTGTTGGGCATGCATTCTTGAACAATGCCGAGTACTTCGTTGGCGGGCAAGTCTGCGGTGTCGAATGGTCACCGGTGCAACAAAACTCTGGTGAATTGAACGCTGCACAAGCACTCTTGCAGGCAACAATCGAGCCCGAATCCATCATCTGTAGCTCTGCGGGGCAGTTCACATTAAGATCCACCAGACAACCCGCGTATTGGCAATCACCGGAACCACCCAATGCCTTCACACCTAAGCCAAGGTTGTATCCATCTACCAGGCTAACGTCGTAGAAATCCTTGTCAGTAGGGTTCGTGGCAATAGTGAACTCAGCGAGGGTGACCGGCGGAGCTCCACCTCCTGTACACTTTAATGTGCCACCACAGTCACCGGTAGCACACTTTCCAGCTCCTGAATCATCAAATGCGCACCCAGTTCGAGCCCAGAACCTACCGGACCAATTGGGTGGAGCCTGGAACTGGATCGATGAACCAGGTGGCAAAACAAAACCACCGTCACCAAGAGTGGCAGCACCGTTTCCAGAGAGAGTTCCGGGCCATATAGTGTAGCTGCAGAG
This is a stretch of genomic DNA from Hevea brasiliensis isolate MT/VB/25A 57/8 chromosome 12, ASM3005281v1, whole genome shotgun sequence. It encodes these proteins:
- the LOC110631581 gene encoding pathogenesis-related thaumatin-like protein 3.5 yields the protein MAISSWCFLLLLVFSLGNLANATVFTLQNLCSYTIWPGTLSGNGAATLGDGGFVLPPGSSIQFQAPPNWSGRFWARTGCAFDDSGAGKCATGDCGGTLKCTGGGAPPVTLAEFTIATNPTDKDFYDVSLVDGYNLGLGVKALGGSGDCQYAGCLVDLNVNCPAELQMMDSGSIVACKSACAAFNSPEFCCTGDHSTPQTCPPTKYSALFKNACPTAYSYAYDDASSTCTCSGSDYLITFCSNGSG